The nucleotide sequence GTTCATCAGATTCCACAAATTAGTTGATTGAATAATTGTCTATTGATCTCGATTCCTTGTTCCTCGTGCCATTAGAGTTTCATCTTTATACATAGATAGGATTTCTGTTGGAAAAGTTCATACCATAGACTAAGATCAGAAAAAATACTAGGATGAGATGTTGATCAAAATAAGGTATCTTTATTCTTCAGATTGTAAAGAATTGTAGAAATTCCATTATATCTAGTTCCTAATCCTCTGTAGAGTTTGCTCTATAAAAGCATAAACCCTTCCACTAGCCACGTTGGTGTAAACACCCGGAAAAGCTGGACGGGCACAGCCGAATCCCCAGGACACAATGCCACAAACCTGTCCGCGGTAGACCAAAGGACCGCCTGAATCGCCGGAGCAGGAATCCCGGACACCACGCACGGCGGCACAGAGCATGGAGTCGCTTAGTTGGGCAAACACGGAGTAAGACAGCTGGCATTCCGCGCCCGGCAGCACTCTCACCATGGCCGTTCGGACCTGTTCAGCAGGATCACGGTTATTCTCGCGGGTCACTCCCCAACCACTAATCCTGGCATATGCATTGGCCTCCGGCGCATTGCGACAAGGAGTAATGGTGGCAACTTTACCCGGAATAAGAAGTACAGGCTCCTGCAGTTGCAACAAAGCTACGTCCATGTCGAAATTGGTGGCAGAGTAGCTGGGCGAAGTGTGGAACATGGCTATATTGCGAACCACGGGAGCACCTTCATCCAACCGACTGGTGCCGGCATGGATAGTGTAATCCTCTGGCTGGGACCCATACACACAATGCGCTGCACTGAGCACCACGCTGGTGGAGATCAGCGATCCACCGCATATAAAATAACCATTCTGGCGCAGATTAACCAGGTATGGAACCTGGGAAATAGTTGTCTCCTTGCCGCCCACTATGCGAGTTTGGCTGGAGGAACCAAGAGTCAACTGGCAGAGCCACCAGAGCAACCACAGGCCAGCCATGGCGTGTCCAGACTGATAGCTACTATGTATATTGCTCTATAGCTTGGAAAGTGATAATGATGCTGCCCGGAAATTGGTTCACACGATCTGTGCATTATTTGGAATTCCGGAAGAGATTTAAAATGTAATACCTGTAACCTTTTTATTGGGTTAAAGGTTGAACAAAATGATTGATGAATCACCAGCAATTTTCTTCCATGAAGCTCTTTAGCCAGTACGTAATGGATGGACTGCTGAGGCGGGTGTAGACCCCTGGATAACCATTGCCACAGCCATAGCCCCAGGAAACGATGCCCACGGAGCGCCCAGCGTGGATGACGGGTCCTCCGGAGTCACCTTGGCAGGCATCTTTGGCATTTTCCCCCAGAGCACAAAACATATTGTTCGTAACTCGTTGTTGACCCGAGTCCATGGATTTGATGCACTGCTCCTGCGGGATGAGCTCAACTTTGGCTTCCTGCAGGCATTGATTCCAGTTGTGACCTTGCTCGTTGACCGATCCCCAACCCATCACCGTCAGATTGGCCTTCCACGGCAGATCGTTAAAGTCGATCCTCACCAGACTCGCATTGCCGGCGATGTCAAAGGGGCGACTCAACCGGATCACAGCCACATCGGTGTCCAGACCGCGCTGAGAGCAGTAATGTGGCGATAAGCCCACATACCAGGCCGGACGCACATGCTCCGGCGGCGTCGCATCGCCCAAGCACTGTTGTTGGGCATGGATGGTCAAATCCCTAACATGTCGATGCCTTCCCTCCAAGCAATGAGCCGCTGTGAGAACACAGCTGGGCGAGATTAGGACGCCACCACAGCGGAATTTGCCACCATGCCGAAGATTGACCAGAAATGAATGATCCTTTACTGGCACTGTATATCCTCCGAAGATCTTACCCAATCGACGAGTGTCGGAGGAACTCCCATCCAGTTGATGGATCAGTGCTAGTCCAAAGAGGAGTTTTAACATGGTCTACGGAACTCTAACCGAAATAAgaagtttatatattttcgaTTAGACCTTCCTGCATTCCCCAGTTAATTGCCTTTAGATAAACTTGAACTATTTATTGACCTTAAAAGCTAGGGCTTAAGATTACGCTCAGGAATGCTGTTGCACGGTGCGCAGAAACCACTCTCGGATCACAGGCACACTGGTGTAGACACCAGGCAGAGCTGAGGCACATCCGTAGCCATAGGAAACGATCCCCGCCAGCTCTCCACTATGCACTAAAGGTCCTCCCGAGTCGCCATCACAGGAATCCTTTGTGTACGGCTTGGCGGCACACATCATGGAGCGGGTGATCCGGTGGATTCCCTTATACGCAGACACACACGCGGATCGCGACCACACGGGCACCATGACACTGTGCACCCGCTTCGCCGTTTCAGTGGCATCGGCAGCTAATAAACCCCAACCGGAGACTTTAACCAAGACGCGAGCTGGAACGGATGTGGAGGCCAAAGCGATCGTCTCTATATTGGCTCCAGTCATATCCGAAGTCAGGCGCAAGGCAGCCACATCCATGTTGAGGGTTTTGCGATTGAAAGCTGGATGAACGGTCATGAAATCTACCCTGCGCATAATGGCATATGGACCACCCTGATCGGAGGCACCTCCATAAATCTTGAACTCATTCTTGTTCTGCCTGTAAACGCAGTGTGCCGCAGAGATCACCCAACGGGGTTTGATCAGCGATCCTCCGCAGAGCTCCGTGTTGGTGGTGACCTGTACTAGATACTTCTCCTGCTTGATGCTGGACACCTGACCACCAATGATGCGGGGCTGGATCTCCTCGCTGTCGTTAAAAATGGCGGAAACCGATGAGAATCCCAGAACTGGGATAAAAAGCAGCAACAGCGAGGGCATACTCCGGGCAATCATTGTGGCTATCCAACTAGACTGAATTGAAGCTAGAACATGATTTTATATCAAGTAAATCTGGGCGGAACAAGACTTCAACATTTGCACAATTGTTCAATCAACCAACTTTGCCGGGAAATCAATCtcggaaacaaaaatatagAGCGGAAACGTTTACActtccatttaaattcaatccTATATATAACAAAGAGTTAGGGAGGAGAATCGATTTTTCGGTGATTCAATAGAAAGAACTTGTTAAGGTTTAAACAAGATTTTAACAAGATTACCATTCAAAACGTTGTGTTTATTCATGGCAAACAatcatattaaattttaaaatgtttaccTTTAACGCTTACAAAATGTTCAAGAGTTCTATACAAACTTCTTATCTTATGACatagttaaaataataatatttgtagTTAGTCAGTGATCCTTAACTTGAAAGCTGTACACCAGCAGATTAATTTTAGTTAGAAGGCTAAAGTTCTCTGACTGCAAAAAAGCGTTGAAAAACAATCATGAACAACGGCCTACATTCTCAAGTTGTTTATATTTTCTCATAAAGGTTTTCAGCGGAATTCACTAAAGTTCTGTTGACAGAAGAGTGTTTATTTCTAATGTCTTATTGCGCTCTAttgttcaaaaatatttatttatattgtCCATAGTCAAGGCTAAAAGTTTCCTGCGTCAAGAGTTTGGATTCTCTAAACCAAATGATATTATGAACTTATTTGCCATTCCGCGTTTGTGATATCTCTTTT is from Drosophila suzukii chromosome 3, CBGP_Dsuzu_IsoJpt1.0, whole genome shotgun sequence and encodes:
- the LOC108007135 gene encoding transmembrane protease serine 9, with amino-acid sequence MLKLLFGLALIHQLDGSSSDTRRLGKIFGGYTVPVKDHSFLVNLRHGGKFRCGGVLISPSCVLTAAHCLEGRHRHVRDLTIHAQQQCLGDATPPEHVRPAWYVGLSPHYCSQRGLDTDVAVIRLSRPFDIAGNASLVRIDFNDLPWKANLTVMGWGSVNEQGHNWNQCLQEAKVELIPQEQCIKSMDSGQQRVTNNMFCALGENAKDACQGDSGGPVIHAGRSVGIVSWGYGCGNGYPGVYTRLSSPSITYWLKSFMEENCCSYQSGHAMAGLWLLWWLCQLTLGSSSQTRIVGGKETTISQVPYLVNLRQNGYFICGGSLISTSVVLSAAHCVYGSQPEDYTIHAGTSRLDEGAPVVRNIAMFHTSPSYSATNFDMDVALLQLQEPVLLIPGKVATITPCRNAPEANAYARISGWGVTRENNRDPAEQVRTAMVRVLPGAECQLSYSVFAQLSDSMLCAAVRGVRDSCSGDSGGPLVYRGQVCGIVSWGFGCARPAFPGVYTNVASGRVYAFIEQTLQRIRNLLLPDRANIVGWSEPMATLWLWLLLHLFPLCWAAGNEANSRIVGGVPVDIGSVPYLVNLRIAGRFICGGSLVTPQHVVTAAHCVKGVGASRILVVAGVTKLTETGVRSGVDKVYTPKAYNTRTLSTDVAVLKLKAPISGPKVSTIELCNSTFKAGDMIKVSGWGQITERNKAVSMQVRSVDVALIPRKTCMNQYKLRGTITNTMFCASVPGVKDACEGDSGGPAVYQGQLCGIVSWGVGCARKNSPGVYTNVKTVRSFIDKALGM
- the LOC118877289 gene encoding trypsin beta, which gives rise to MIARSMPSLLLLFIPVLGFSSVSAIFNDSEEIQPRIIGGQVSSIKQEKYLVQVTTNTELCGGSLIKPRWVISAAHCVYRQNKNEFKIYGGASDQGGPYAIMRRVDFMTVHPAFNRKTLNMDVAALRLTSDMTGANIETIALASTSVPARVLVKVSGWGLLAADATETAKRVHSVMVPVWSRSACVSAYKGIHRITRSMMCAAKPYTKDSCDGDSGGPLVHSGELAGIVSYGYGCASALPGVYTSVPVIREWFLRTVQQHS